Part of the Alicyclobacillus vulcanalis genome, TGATTTTGTTCAACTCACATTCTACCGAAGAGGGCCCGAATGGCTCTTCATGTTTTCGGCAGGAACACTTTTTACACATGATATCGGACACAACTGTCACGGTGACGGATACCAACAACGACCCAAGCGATGACGGGACGGGCAATCCGGACAAAGTGCCCCAGTCGGGCACGCCGTCCGGGCTCATCGCGGTGTGGTACTTCAACAACATGGGCACCTACGTGAACGCGGATGTGGGCCACTCGAACGAGCAGGTCGCGACGTATGGGTTCACGCCATGGCAGGACACGTACATCCCGGCGATTGCCCCGACGCGCTCGTTTCAGATTACCGTGCCAAGCGGTGCAAGCGGGAGCGGCATGCTTTATCTGTACTACGTGGATGGCATCGATCGCTACTACGAGGCGTCGTATGCCGTGAAGACGGCCGCGCCCGCCTCACCGCCGAGCGTGACGATCACGGCATCGCCTACGTCCTTGCCGACCGGGCAGTACAGCGTGGTCACGGCGACGGGCAAGAACGTGCCAAGCGGGGACATCCTCGAACTCAAGGACATCACGGGAGACCAGACGTTTGGCGGCTCCAATACATACGAGGATGGGGTGACAGGCGAAACCTCGTTGTCCACGATGGTCACCGCGAACACGCCAGAGACGGCGAAGTACCAAGCGTATGTGGTGAACCCGAGCACAGGGCACGTGGATGCTACGTCTGGCACGGTGTCTGTCACGTGGACAAGCTCCGGCAACACGGGCGGAACAAACGGGAATGGCGGAAACGGACCGACCATCACCTTGAGCGCGTCGCCAACGTCGCTGCCTGTGGGACAATACACGGGCGTCACGGCGACGACGAGCGGAAATATGTCGGGTGACTTTATTGAAATTTCTGACCTATCGGGAGCAGGCACGTTTGACGGCTCGAATACGTTCGCAGATGGCGTGGTGGGTGAGACGTCCTTGAGCGGGCCCGCGATGAGCCAGACGCCGCAGACGGTTACGTATCAGGCGAGCATCATCAACGCATCGACGGGGCAGACGGTCGCCATGTCGAATCAGGTGCAGGTGACGTGGGGGCAGAACGCAACCATCACGTTAACGGCGAATCCCACGAATCTCACCACGGGCCAACCTTCGACGTTGACAGCCACGGCGAGCAATGCACCGTCGCCTATGGACGAGATCAAGATTATCGACGAATCCGGGAAGAGTACGCTCGGCGGACAGAACTCGTATGTGGCGATGGGCAATTCGGCGAGTACACAAGCGACTGCCAATACGCCGGAGACTGTACAGTACGAAGCGGAACTCCTGTCGCCTACCGGTAGTGTCATCGCCACTTCGTCCACGGTGAGCGTCACGTGGTCTGGTGCCATTGGGTGTCCGTCACAGCTTGCGATCATCGACCAGGGTGGCGTGACCAGCAATTCCGACACGGTGACCATTGTCAACCAAACGCCGGACGTGTTGCAGTTTTCGACCAACTCGCCGTCCATCACGTTGTCCCAGACATCCACAGCTGCGGGCATGGATGCGACGATCACAGCGACGTTCAGCGGAGGCGTAAACACGGGGACGCTCACGATTACCGACGCCTCGACGGGGTGTCAGCAGACTTACACGATCTACGATTCGAGCTACACACCGCCAGCATCGAACGATGTGACGTTGACGGCTAACCCGACAACGCTTGGCATCGGAGGGGCCACAACGCTAGCCGCCACCGTGGATACGGTACAACAGGGCGCGTTCGTGGACATTTACGACGAGACAACGCACCAGTTTGTCTCCATGGGAACCTACGAATACGGCTACTCCATGCCGCCGTATTGGACGGCCACGATATCCGGCATGAGCGTGCAAGGCAATACGGCCACGGTGGAGTATTCCGGCACGTACACCGTACAGTACACCAGCAATGTTGCGGGGCCGCAGACGTTCGTGGCGTATGTATGGGCGCCAGGTGTGTCACCCCAAGGTCCACCGTCGGAAGAGTCCGCGCCCGTCACGGTCACATGGACCAAGCCGACGATTACGCTCACGGCTTCGCCGACGAGCGTATTTACGGGACAATCCTCGACGATCTCGTACACGACGGTCGGATGGGCATCGGGCGATTATGTGACGATCTCAGGCCAAGGCGGTCAACACATGTGGTCGCAAACGGACGATACGCAGCAGACGGATAGCTACTCCGAGACGGAATCGCCAACAGGCGGGAGCAGCGTCACCGTGACGTACACGGCCAACTTGTACAATAGCGCGGGTACATTGCTTTCGACGGCCACGGTGACGGTCAAATGGGTCTCGCCGACGATCACGATGACCGCGAATCCATCGACTAATGTGCCGGGTGAGTCGTCGCAGATTTCGTATGCGGTGAATGTGTCGCTGCCAGCGGGGTACACCGTGCAGATTACGCCAAGTGGGAACGGCACGGACATGTGGAGCGCGTCGGGGCTGACACGACAAACCGGGACGTACACCGAGACGGAGAATCCGCCAAGTGGGCAGACGGTCACGGTCAATTACACGGCAACCGTGCTTGACTTGAACGGGAATCCGGTCGCTACAGGCGGGACGACCGTCACGTGGTCAAATCCATGGACGGGCACCATTACGCTGACCGCGAATCCGAAGTATTTGCCAACTGGCCAAAGTACGACGTTGACTGCCACGACGTCGGAGCCGATCCCGACCGGGTGGAGCCTTGTGATCATGGATGAGACGACGGGCCAGACGGTTTCGATGTCAGGAGTGTCACCCGAGATTGCACAATACACGTCATTTAATGCTGAGACTGACACGTTTATCGCATGGTTAAGCGATGGATACGGACAAGTGGGAGCTTCCTCTAATCAGCAGACCGTGACTTGGATAGGGTTGTATCTTGCAGCCAATCCAACTGAATTGCCAGCAGGTCAGTCCACGGCGCTTACCGTCATTGCACAAGATGTTCCGATCGGAGACTACATCGTCATTTTCAATAGTTCGACCGGGCAGATGGTTGGAGTTGGTCAATCAACTCAGTTTAGTGTGAGTGTCACTGAGCCGGTTCCGCAGACTGATTCGTTTCAAGCCTTTGTGTCAACGGATGGAAGTCTCAATACAACCCTCATGTCCAGCAACACGGTTCAAGTAGACTGGTTTGGAGTTATGCTTCAGGCCAATCCAGTGAAGTTGCCAATCGATCAGTGGTCAACGTTGACCGCAACAGCTCAGGACGTACCAAATGATTACTACTTGATGATTGTGGATCAAACCACTGGACAAGTGATTGCCATTGGGAATCCAGGTCAGACCACGTTACAAGCGGAACAAAGCATGGCAACCGCCCAGACGCATACGTATGTTGCTGAAGTGGCCCGATATTCAGGTCAGCAAGCCACGGGCGGTTCTGCAACATCAGGAGGCAGTGCAGGAGAAATCGCAGTTTTGGGTGCGCCAGGGGCCGCTTGGAACGATGGGCAATTTGATCTCAATGCAATTACCAAGTCGGGAGGCTCCTATCAAGTTTTCACCAATCCCACCCAGGTAGATTTTAATCAGTTTAGAACCATTCTGATCGAAGGTGACGAACCCACTTCTTTCTATGAGGAGTTAGAGTCGGTTATCCCACAGTTGAATGCATGGGTCGCAAAGGGTGGAAATCTTATTTTATTCGCCACGGATAACGGATGGCAAGCGGGACAGTGGCCAGGGGGCCAGGGCCCAGTTGGGTTGACATTTACGTATCACCCGACCTACACGGATAATGTGGTGTTGCCGAATACGCCTTTTACAGAGGGACTTCCGAGCACCATACCAGGAAACTGGGCGTCCCATGACGATATTTCAGGGCTTCCAAAAAATGCGCTTGTGTACATTACTGACTCCACCGATGGAGCGCCAGTCGCAGCTAGCTTCTCCTACGGAGCTGGGAGCGTGTTTGTGAGCACACAGACGCTTGAATGGGGGGCT contains:
- a CDS encoding beta strand repeat-containing protein, which codes for MISDTTVTVTDTNNDPSDDGTGNPDKVPQSGTPSGLIAVWYFNNMGTYVNADVGHSNEQVATYGFTPWQDTYIPAIAPTRSFQITVPSGASGSGMLYLYYVDGIDRYYEASYAVKTAAPASPPSVTITASPTSLPTGQYSVVTATGKNVPSGDILELKDITGDQTFGGSNTYEDGVTGETSLSTMVTANTPETAKYQAYVVNPSTGHVDATSGTVSVTWTSSGNTGGTNGNGGNGPTITLSASPTSLPVGQYTGVTATTSGNMSGDFIEISDLSGAGTFDGSNTFADGVVGETSLSGPAMSQTPQTVTYQASIINASTGQTVAMSNQVQVTWGQNATITLTANPTNLTTGQPSTLTATASNAPSPMDEIKIIDESGKSTLGGQNSYVAMGNSASTQATANTPETVQYEAELLSPTGSVIATSSTVSVTWSGAIGCPSQLAIIDQGGVTSNSDTVTIVNQTPDVLQFSTNSPSITLSQTSTAAGMDATITATFSGGVNTGTLTITDASTGCQQTYTIYDSSYTPPASNDVTLTANPTTLGIGGATTLAATVDTVQQGAFVDIYDETTHQFVSMGTYEYGYSMPPYWTATISGMSVQGNTATVEYSGTYTVQYTSNVAGPQTFVAYVWAPGVSPQGPPSEESAPVTVTWTKPTITLTASPTSVFTGQSSTISYTTVGWASGDYVTISGQGGQHMWSQTDDTQQTDSYSETESPTGGSSVTVTYTANLYNSAGTLLSTATVTVKWVSPTITMTANPSTNVPGESSQISYAVNVSLPAGYTVQITPSGNGTDMWSASGLTRQTGTYTETENPPSGQTVTVNYTATVLDLNGNPVATGGTTVTWSNPWTGTITLTANPKYLPTGQSTTLTATTSEPIPTGWSLVIMDETTGQTVSMSGVSPEIAQYTSFNAETDTFIAWLSDGYGQVGASSNQQTVTWIGLYLAANPTELPAGQSTALTVIAQDVPIGDYIVIFNSSTGQMVGVGQSTQFSVSVTEPVPQTDSFQAFVSTDGSLNTTLMSSNTVQVDWFGVMLQANPVKLPIDQWSTLTATAQDVPNDYYLMIVDQTTGQVIAIGNPGQTTLQAEQSMATAQTHTYVAEVARYSGQQATGGSATSGGSAGEIAVLGAPGAAWNDGQFDLNAITKSGGSYQVFTNPTQVDFNQFRTILIEGDEPTSFYEELESVIPQLNAWVAKGGNLILFATDNGWQAGQWPGGQGPVGLTFTYHPTYTDNVVLPNTPFTEGLPSTIPGNWASHDDISGLPKNALVYITDSTDGAPVAASFSYGAGSVFVSTQTLEWGAENGNSPSEGDEIQNIMDTYVGGGLPDQVMASSVPVSVTWYDYDLELSAIPTTLPAGQATTLTATSTTGGGPGDVIEIYDETTGQVVGTSIANASSYSATWTEGAPATDTFIAWFVNPSGGHDQASNTVQVTWNQAKLTLSDAEVYHTPAWQQNLENYNNYYTNIDPQPQLVRSESDFWAGEDLLFKVKPSITDIAQAYVYLPAISMNPMMPPGSPINWTSPPPIALTYNPSDGYLEGGIPTAWDEWLQYMQDGTYTVTFWVKSTDNQVATAQASFTIRDTWVSGNDPGTYFHEHQTW